In Pseudomonas fluorescens, the following are encoded in one genomic region:
- a CDS encoding DUF2339 domain-containing protein produces the protein MQWMFMLIGLLLGWILDESFSDALLGALLGLGIGQAVRMARMDLRAVEQQRLLEQAQVALQAIDQRLALLEASGVKAPETRESLVSPETLLDEVPAAAPELIWELPPELEPIPAAASEIADAWKPEPTAREAQPPVTPRGPNLIDRAISRARAWLFGGNTVLRVGVVLLFLGLAFLLRYATEGVVVPVELRYAGVAAAALGLLGLGWWLRARNSSYALILQGAGIAVLYLTVFAAMRLHPLLDPSAGFGLLVAVTVCSAILAISQDSLGLAAAAALGGFAAPLLASTGAGSHVALFSYFALLNAGIFAIAWFKAWRLLNVIGFSGTFGIGFAWGLRSYSPEQLWSTEPFLILFFLMYLAIGLLFARRRLLEMGDAPAEGSRESLLQWSARKGDYVDGTLLFGPPLVGFGLQFALVQHLEFAAAFSALALGMIYMGLARWLMAGRTLLLGETCLALGVIFASLAIPLGLDARWTTAAWAVEGAGIFWLGLRQQRPLGRAFALLLQLGSALVFLSELHDSESSLLGGVPLGALLLGVALLFSFYQLRKALPEQIRPWELKGLPVLACLGLAFLYLLAPLFFFSHGTVISWALAGVLTLLVGLRLPSRTFVFTALAVQLLGGALFLATGPQLSEGLNPLAHAGFWAPLVLGLAAMVGAWRLQVGHSIGALEGLSLLRLSQALLAWGAGWWALAWVIEVLHFAPLPTQATLLLGIAAVSVALWTVLALRLKWPSLGTLGTVLIPAAALVLLAAWHSRYHPTANVGWLAWAAVFVVHFTSLRRLAPMLPVRVTSVAHVLGCWLLMGVLALELRYGLLVLSEQYNAWRWLGWAILPGLYLVLMAAPRAWPWPVSAYPREYRVYAAAPLALLMLGWFWLANIASDGNAEPLPYLPLINPLELGLLFALFGVYVWSRSAMTQLALREDYAVIATQGVAGASLFVFITALVMRTAHHWSGVPFELDLLLASMRVQAGLSIVWTLMALSLMIGGHLRRRREVWLIGAALIGVVVAKLIFVELSNRGGLARIVSFIGVGVLLLVVGYFAPLPPKRAEAVPDIEKPVPESEGVSS, from the coding sequence ATGCAATGGATGTTCATGCTGATCGGGCTGCTGCTCGGCTGGATACTCGACGAGTCATTCAGTGATGCGCTGCTGGGCGCATTACTCGGATTGGGGATCGGCCAGGCCGTTCGCATGGCTCGCATGGACCTTCGGGCAGTCGAGCAGCAGCGCCTGCTGGAGCAGGCGCAGGTAGCGCTGCAAGCGATCGATCAACGGCTGGCACTGCTCGAAGCATCAGGCGTCAAGGCGCCGGAAACCCGTGAATCGCTTGTATCGCCTGAAACCCTCCTTGATGAAGTACCTGCCGCAGCCCCGGAATTGATCTGGGAGCTGCCGCCCGAACTCGAGCCAATCCCCGCAGCGGCCAGCGAAATCGCCGATGCCTGGAAACCTGAACCAACCGCTCGCGAAGCACAACCGCCTGTCACACCCCGTGGCCCGAACCTCATCGATCGCGCCATCAGCCGTGCCCGCGCCTGGTTGTTCGGCGGCAATACCGTGTTGCGGGTCGGCGTGGTGCTGCTGTTCCTCGGCTTGGCCTTTCTGCTGCGCTATGCCACCGAAGGCGTGGTGGTGCCGGTTGAATTGCGTTACGCAGGTGTCGCGGCGGCAGCCTTGGGGTTGCTCGGGCTGGGTTGGTGGTTGCGAGCGCGCAACAGCAGTTATGCGTTGATCCTGCAAGGCGCCGGGATCGCCGTGTTGTACCTGACGGTGTTTGCCGCGATGCGCCTGCATCCGCTGCTCGATCCCTCGGCGGGGTTTGGCCTGCTGGTGGCGGTGACGGTCTGTTCGGCGATTCTAGCCATTAGCCAGGACTCCCTGGGGCTGGCCGCCGCTGCCGCACTGGGCGGATTCGCCGCGCCGCTGCTGGCCTCCACCGGCGCCGGCAGCCACGTCGCGCTGTTCAGCTACTTTGCCCTGCTCAATGCCGGCATCTTCGCCATCGCCTGGTTCAAGGCCTGGCGGCTGTTGAATGTCATCGGGTTCAGCGGCACCTTCGGCATCGGTTTCGCCTGGGGCCTGCGCTCCTACTCGCCGGAGCAGTTGTGGAGTACCGAGCCGTTTCTGATTTTGTTTTTCCTGATGTACCTGGCCATTGGTTTGCTGTTCGCTCGGCGCAGGCTGCTGGAGATGGGCGATGCACCGGCAGAGGGCAGTCGCGAATCGCTGCTGCAGTGGTCGGCGCGCAAGGGCGACTATGTCGACGGCACGCTGCTGTTCGGTCCGCCGCTGGTGGGTTTCGGCTTGCAGTTCGCCTTGGTGCAGCATCTGGAGTTCGCAGCGGCGTTCAGTGCCTTGGCGCTGGGCATGATTTACATGGGGCTTGCCCGTTGGCTGATGGCCGGGCGCACGCTGTTGCTGGGGGAAACCTGCCTGGCCCTGGGCGTGATCTTCGCCAGCCTGGCGATTCCGCTGGGACTCGATGCACGCTGGACGACAGCGGCGTGGGCGGTGGAGGGCGCGGGGATCTTCTGGCTCGGCCTGCGCCAGCAAAGGCCTTTGGGTCGGGCGTTTGCCTTGCTCCTGCAACTGGGCTCGGCGCTGGTGTTTCTCAGCGAGCTGCACGACAGCGAAAGCAGCCTGCTCGGCGGTGTACCGCTAGGTGCGCTGTTACTGGGCGTCGCGTTGCTGTTCAGCTTCTACCAGTTGCGTAAAGCCTTGCCGGAACAGATCAGGCCTTGGGAGCTGAAAGGTCTGCCAGTCCTGGCGTGCCTCGGGCTGGCGTTTCTCTATTTGCTGGCGCCGTTGTTTTTCTTCAGCCACGGCACGGTGATCAGTTGGGCTCTGGCCGGGGTGCTGACGTTGTTGGTTGGCTTGCGCCTGCCATCGCGCACCTTCGTGTTCACCGCGCTCGCTGTGCAACTGTTGGGTGGCGCGCTGTTCCTGGCGACGGGGCCGCAACTCAGTGAAGGGCTGAATCCCTTGGCGCATGCTGGATTCTGGGCGCCGCTGGTGCTGGGGCTGGCGGCGATGGTCGGGGCCTGGCGTTTGCAGGTTGGTCATTCGATCGGAGCGTTGGAAGGGCTGAGTCTGTTGCGATTGTCCCAGGCGTTGCTGGCGTGGGGAGCGGGCTGGTGGGCGTTGGCTTGGGTTATCGAAGTGCTGCATTTTGCGCCGCTGCCGACGCAGGCGACTTTGTTGTTGGGCATCGCTGCCGTGAGTGTGGCGCTGTGGACGGTATTGGCGCTGCGCCTGAAATGGCCGTCACTGGGGACACTCGGCACGGTGTTGATTCCCGCGGCGGCGCTGGTGCTGCTAGCGGCCTGGCACTCGCGTTATCACCCGACGGCCAACGTCGGCTGGCTGGCGTGGGCCGCCGTGTTCGTGGTGCATTTCACGTCCCTGCGACGCCTGGCGCCCATGCTGCCGGTGCGCGTGACGAGCGTCGCCCATGTGCTCGGCTGCTGGCTGTTGATGGGTGTACTGGCTCTGGAGTTGCGTTACGGCTTGCTGGTGTTGTCCGAGCAATACAACGCCTGGCGCTGGTTGGGCTGGGCGATTCTGCCAGGTCTGTATCTGGTGTTGATGGCGGCACCTCGCGCGTGGCCGTGGCCAGTGTCGGCGTATCCGCGCGAATACCGTGTATACGCCGCCGCGCCGTTGGCGTTGTTGATGCTCGGCTGGTTCTGGCTGGCGAATATCGCCAGTGACGGCAACGCCGAGCCACTGCCTTACCTGCCATTGATCAACCCGCTGGAGCTGGGCCTGCTGTTTGCGTTGTTCGGCGTCTATGTCTGGTCCCGCAGCGCCATGACACAACTGGCGCTCCGCGAGGATTACGCCGTCATCGCCACGCAAGGGGTCGCGGGTGCCTCGCTGTTCGTGTTCATTACGGCATTGGTGATGCGTACGGCGCACCATTGGAGCGGGGTGCCGTTCGAGCTGGACCTGTTGCTGGCGTCGATGCGGGTGCAGGCCGGCCTGTCCATCGTCTGGACCTTGATGGCCCTGAGCCTGATGATCGGCGGCCATTTGCGTCGCCGCCGCGAAGTCTGGTTGATCGGCGCCGCCTTGATCGGTGTGGTCGTGGCCAAGCTGATCTTTGTTGAATTGAGTAATCGCGGCGGGCTGGCGCGGATCGTGTCGTTTATCGGTGTCGGTGTGTTGCTGCTGGTGGTGGGCTATTTCGCCCCGTTGCCGCCCAAGCGCGCCGAAGCTGTGCCGGATATCGAGAAACCGGTCCCGGAATCCGAAGGAGTGTCGTCTTGA
- a CDS encoding DUF3999 domain-containing protein: MSQKLNLGWLGAVAMGVVLSAVAQEKPADFTTQVPLSVTGEGPWYRLELPLNVQLNARQADLSDVRVFNAVGEVQAYALARESARNNETRTLTEVKWFPLYNSVDATETAPSVRVQSNTNGTLVQVQPSSQLEAGEEELRGWLLDASAIKAPLQQLILDWTSERDGFQRFTVEASDDLQHWQSWGEGQVARLTFSDERVEQHEVNLPGQSARYLRLLWITPHSAPTLTSAQLQSASTRSLPLPLVWSQALAGSSVKAGEYTWQLPMGLNVERVQVELSQPNSLAPVSLAGRRDSSLPWQSLGSGLLYRLTQNGQDVVQNQLQLSGQIVQQLKLTVDERGGGLGDQAPTLKFAVRATQLVFLARGPGPYTLVVGNTTAKAANLSLSTLIPDYSPAKLATLGRAMVDVGAVVSNASTEKTLATTDTQWKKFGLWAVLLLSVLFLAAMAFSLLRKPSVKS, from the coding sequence TTGAGTCAGAAGCTGAACCTGGGTTGGCTGGGCGCTGTTGCCATGGGCGTAGTGTTGTCGGCGGTTGCCCAGGAAAAACCGGCGGACTTCACCACCCAAGTACCTCTGTCGGTGACGGGAGAAGGCCCTTGGTATCGCCTTGAACTGCCCCTGAACGTACAACTGAATGCACGGCAGGCTGACCTGAGCGACGTGCGTGTGTTCAACGCCGTGGGCGAAGTTCAGGCTTACGCCTTGGCCCGGGAGTCGGCGCGGAACAATGAAACGCGCACCTTGACCGAGGTGAAATGGTTTCCGCTGTACAACTCGGTGGACGCCACTGAAACCGCGCCGAGCGTGCGGGTGCAATCGAACACCAACGGCACATTGGTCCAGGTGCAGCCCTCCAGTCAGTTGGAGGCGGGTGAGGAGGAACTGCGCGGCTGGTTGCTCGACGCTTCCGCCATCAAGGCGCCGTTGCAGCAATTGATTCTCGACTGGACCAGCGAGCGCGACGGCTTCCAGCGTTTCACCGTCGAAGCCAGCGATGATTTGCAGCATTGGCAGTCCTGGGGCGAAGGGCAGGTGGCGCGCCTGACCTTTTCCGACGAGCGGGTCGAACAGCATGAAGTCAACCTGCCGGGCCAGTCGGCGCGCTACCTGCGGTTGCTGTGGATCACCCCGCATTCGGCACCGACACTGACTTCGGCGCAACTGCAGAGCGCCAGTACCCGCAGCCTGCCGCTGCCGTTGGTCTGGTCCCAGGCATTGGCCGGCAGCAGCGTGAAGGCGGGTGAATACACCTGGCAGTTGCCGATGGGGCTGAATGTCGAGCGGGTGCAGGTCGAGTTGAGCCAGCCCAACAGCCTGGCGCCAGTGAGCCTGGCCGGCCGGCGCGACAGCAGCCTGCCGTGGCAGTCGTTGGGCAGCGGTTTGCTCTATCGCCTGACCCAGAACGGTCAGGATGTGGTGCAAAACCAATTGCAGCTGTCTGGGCAAATCGTCCAGCAATTAAAACTGACCGTGGACGAACGCGGCGGCGGCCTGGGTGATCAGGCGCCGACGCTGAAGTTTGCCGTGCGCGCCACGCAACTGGTGTTCCTGGCGCGCGGGCCGGGGCCTTACACGCTGGTCGTGGGCAATACGACGGCGAAGGCGGCGAACTTGTCGCTGTCGACGCTGATTCCGGATTACAGCCCGGCGAAGCTCGCGACTTTGGGCCGGGCCATGGTGGATGTCGGGGCGGTGGTCTCGAATGCATCGACAGAGAAAACGCTGGCGACGACGGACACCCAGTGGAAGAAGTTCGGCCTGTGGGCGGTGTTGTTGCTCAGTGTCCTGTTCCTGGCGGCGATGGCGTTCAGCTTGTTGCGCAAGCCCTCTGTCAAATCCTGA
- a CDS encoding class 1 fructose-bisphosphatase — protein sequence MSRVTLSRYLIEQTRSNNTPADLRFLIEVVARACKEINHAVSKGALGGVLGSMGTENVQGEVQKKLDVISNEILLEANEWGGHLAGMASEEMDNAYQIPGKYPKGAYLLVFDPLDGSSNIDINAPVGTIFSVLRCPNEYLSQNEPLNEKAFLQPGTQQVAAGYAIYGPQTMLILTLGDGVKGFTLDREMGSFVLTHENITIPETTQEFAINASNQRHWEAPVQRYVGELLAGDEGPLKKNYNMRWVAAMVADVHRILTRGGLFMYPRDSREPSKPGKLRLMYEANPMSFLVEQAGGASTDGHQRILDIQPEGLHQRVAVFLGSKEEVARVTAYHKE from the coding sequence ATGTCCCGCGTTACCTTGAGTCGCTATTTGATTGAGCAGACCCGCAGCAACAACACTCCTGCCGATCTGCGCTTCCTGATCGAAGTGGTGGCGCGTGCCTGCAAGGAGATCAACCACGCCGTGTCCAAAGGCGCCCTCGGTGGCGTTCTGGGCAGCATGGGCACTGAAAACGTCCAGGGCGAAGTGCAGAAGAAGCTCGACGTGATCTCCAACGAGATCCTGCTCGAAGCCAACGAATGGGGCGGTCACCTGGCCGGCATGGCGTCCGAAGAAATGGACAATGCCTACCAGATCCCGGGCAAATACCCGAAAGGCGCGTACCTGCTGGTATTCGACCCGCTGGACGGTTCGTCGAACATCGACATCAACGCCCCGGTCGGTACCATTTTCTCGGTACTGCGTTGCCCGAACGAATACCTGAGCCAGAACGAGCCCTTGAATGAAAAGGCCTTCCTGCAGCCAGGTACCCAGCAAGTGGCCGCCGGTTACGCGATCTACGGTCCGCAGACCATGCTGATCCTGACCCTGGGCGACGGCGTGAAAGGCTTCACCCTGGACCGTGAAATGGGCAGTTTCGTACTGACCCACGAAAACATCACCATTCCTGAAACCACCCAGGAATTTGCCATCAACGCGTCCAACCAGCGTCACTGGGAAGCACCGGTACAGCGCTACGTCGGCGAATTGCTGGCAGGCGATGAAGGCCCGCTGAAAAAGAACTACAACATGCGCTGGGTTGCCGCGATGGTCGCCGACGTGCACCGCATCCTGACCCGTGGTGGCCTGTTCATGTACCCACGCGACAGCCGCGAGCCGTCGAAGCCGGGCAAACTGCGCCTGATGTACGAAGCCAACCCGATGTCGTTCCTGGTGGAACAAGCGGGCGGCGCGTCCACCGACGGCCACCAGCGCATCCTCGACATCCAGCCGGAAGGCCTGCACCAGCGTGTTGCGGTGTTCCTCGGTTCGAAAGAAGAAGTTGCCCGCGTCACGGCTTACCACAAGGAATAA
- a CDS encoding DUF924 family protein, producing MTAPWQPLLDWWFGSSGSASEVAAQKGKLWFGKRDSQDLEARERFGDQVEQALAGGLTEWMQRPEGWLALVLLLDQIPRMIFRDTPKAFSGDSRAQKLVAQGIAADFDRQLQPIQRVFIYLVFEHSENLAVQNEGVSRYIELVAQQPEIDRALFSDYLDYAERHQRVIAQFGRFPHRNAVLGRESTAEELAFLSKPGSRF from the coding sequence ATGACCGCGCCCTGGCAGCCGTTGCTTGATTGGTGGTTCGGAAGTTCCGGGTCAGCGAGCGAAGTGGCGGCGCAGAAGGGCAAGTTATGGTTTGGCAAGCGCGACAGCCAGGACCTCGAAGCGCGTGAGCGTTTCGGGGACCAGGTCGAGCAGGCACTGGCCGGCGGATTGACCGAGTGGATGCAACGTCCCGAAGGTTGGCTGGCCCTGGTGCTGTTGCTCGATCAAATCCCGCGAATGATCTTTCGCGATACTCCCAAAGCATTCTCCGGCGATTCCCGCGCACAGAAGCTGGTAGCCCAAGGCATTGCCGCGGATTTCGATCGGCAGTTGCAGCCGATTCAGCGGGTGTTCATCTATCTGGTATTCGAGCACAGCGAGAACCTCGCGGTGCAGAACGAAGGTGTCTCGCGTTATATCGAATTGGTGGCGCAGCAGCCGGAAATCGATCGGGCACTGTTCAGCGATTACCTGGACTATGCCGAGCGGCATCAGAGGGTGATTGCGCAGTTTGGGCGGTTTCCGCATCGCAATGCGGTGTTGGGAAGGGAGTCAACGGCTGAGGAGTTGGCGTTTCTGTCCAAGCCGGGATCAAGGTTCTAA
- a CDS encoding methyl-accepting chemotaxis protein, which produces MTRNMKFSHKILLAAALVVAVAFACFILFNDYRQRETLRNSTEASMQELGSLTTSNIQTWLESRMQLLQSMAQQVTADGNAPASLKRIIDLPAYTGNFQLSYFGGADGVMFSVPAGNRATDYDPRARGWYKAANSAQQTIVTEPYIAASSGKLVITVATPVQHQGQMIGVAGADIDLSSVSAIINSLNFGGHGHAFIVGADGKILIHPDSKLVLKNLTEAYPNGAPKVSPGMKEVEIDGKRQFVSFTHVNGVPSADWYVALVLDQDTAFSMLSEFRTSAIIAMVIAVVIIIVLLGMLISLLMQPLLTMGRAMHDIAEGEGDLTKRLTIHGHDEFGALGLSFNRFVERIHTSIIEVSSATGQVNEVALRVVAASNSSMFNSDQQASRTSSVAAAINQLGAAAQEIAQNAALASQHSSDARSLAEDGQQVVDKTIAAMQQLSAKISDSCGNIETLNSNTVNIGQILEVITSISQQTNLLALNAAIEAARAGEAGRGFAVVADEVRNLAHRTQDSAQQVQTMIEELQVGARAAVGIMTDSQRQSESSVGIANQAGERLGSVTQRIGEIDGMNQSVATATEEQTAVVESINVDITEINTLNQEGVENLQSTLRACADLEQQAARLKQLVGSFRI; this is translated from the coding sequence ATGACCAGAAACATGAAGTTCAGCCACAAGATATTGCTGGCCGCCGCCCTCGTGGTGGCCGTCGCATTCGCTTGTTTCATCCTGTTCAACGACTATCGCCAGCGCGAAACCTTGCGCAACAGTACCGAAGCCTCGATGCAGGAACTCGGCAGCCTGACCACCAGCAACATCCAGACCTGGCTGGAAAGCCGCATGCAATTGCTGCAGTCGATGGCCCAACAGGTCACCGCCGATGGCAATGCTCCCGCCAGCCTGAAACGGATCATCGACCTGCCCGCCTACACCGGCAACTTCCAGCTGAGTTACTTCGGTGGTGCCGACGGCGTGATGTTCTCGGTCCCGGCGGGCAACCGCGCGACGGACTACGATCCGCGCGCCCGTGGCTGGTACAAGGCGGCCAATAGCGCGCAACAGACCATCGTCACCGAACCCTACATCGCCGCCTCCTCCGGCAAACTGGTGATCACCGTGGCCACCCCGGTGCAGCACCAGGGCCAGATGATCGGTGTCGCCGGTGCCGACATCGACCTGTCCAGCGTCAGTGCGATCATCAATTCGCTGAACTTCGGCGGTCACGGCCATGCGTTCATCGTCGGTGCCGACGGCAAGATCCTGATTCACCCGGACAGTAAGCTGGTACTCAAGAACCTGACCGAGGCCTACCCCAACGGTGCGCCGAAAGTCAGCCCGGGCATGAAAGAAGTCGAGATCGACGGCAAGCGCCAGTTCGTCTCCTTCACCCACGTCAACGGCGTGCCATCGGCGGACTGGTACGTGGCGCTGGTGCTCGACCAGGACACCGCGTTCTCGATGCTCAGCGAATTCCGCACCTCGGCGATCATTGCCATGGTGATTGCCGTAGTGATCATCATTGTGCTGCTGGGCATGCTGATCAGCCTGTTGATGCAGCCGCTGCTGACCATGGGCCGCGCCATGCACGACATCGCCGAAGGCGAAGGGGACCTGACCAAACGCCTGACCATTCACGGCCACGACGAATTCGGCGCGCTGGGACTGTCGTTCAACCGCTTCGTCGAGCGCATTCATACTTCGATCATCGAAGTGTCCTCAGCCACCGGACAGGTCAACGAAGTGGCGCTGCGGGTAGTCGCCGCCTCGAACTCGTCGATGTTCAACTCAGACCAGCAAGCCTCGCGCACCAGCAGCGTGGCCGCAGCGATCAACCAGCTCGGTGCCGCCGCCCAGGAAATCGCCCAGAACGCCGCCCTCGCCTCGCAACATTCCAGTGATGCCCGCAGCCTGGCCGAAGACGGCCAACAGGTAGTGGATAAAACCATCGCGGCGATGCAACAGCTATCGGCCAAGATCAGCGATTCGTGCGGCAACATCGAAACCCTCAACAGCAACACGGTCAACATCGGGCAGATTCTGGAAGTGATTACCAGCATCTCCCAGCAGACCAACTTGCTGGCACTGAACGCCGCCATCGAAGCGGCCCGCGCTGGCGAGGCCGGCCGTGGTTTTGCCGTGGTGGCCGATGAGGTGCGCAACCTCGCTCACCGCACCCAGGACTCGGCGCAGCAAGTGCAGACGATGATCGAAGAGCTGCAAGTCGGCGCCCGGGCAGCGGTGGGCATCATGACCGACAGCCAGCGCCAGAGCGAAAGTAGCGTCGGTATCGCCAACCAGGCGGGCGAACGCCTGGGCAGCGTGACCCAGCGCATCGGCGAGATCGATGGCATGAACCAGTCGGTCGCCACCGCCACTGAAGAACAGACAGCCGTGGTGGAGTCGATCAACGTCGACATTACCGAGATCAACACGCTGAACCAGGAAGGCGTGGAGAACCTGCAGTCGACCTTGCGTGCGTGTGCCGATCTTGAGCAGCAGGCGGCGCGGTTGAAGCAGCTGGTGGGTAGTTTCAGGATCTGA
- a CDS encoding lipocalin family protein, producing the protein MKRLLIILFAGLVLAGCATSGQDPLAPKTVKSVNLKRYQGTWYELARMPMYFQRDCAQSEAHYTLKPDGNVAVLNRCLTAQWQWEEVKGTAYPQEPGKGDKLWIEFDTWFSRLIPGTAKGEYWVLYVSDDYKTAIVGDPSRKYLWLLSRTPTVNGVVREELLSKARQQGYDTTRLIWRASEQQMAETSN; encoded by the coding sequence ATGAAGCGGTTATTGATCATCCTTTTTGCCGGCCTGGTGTTGGCCGGCTGTGCCACGTCTGGCCAGGACCCATTGGCCCCCAAAACGGTCAAAAGCGTCAACCTCAAACGCTACCAGGGCACCTGGTACGAGCTGGCCCGCATGCCGATGTACTTCCAGCGCGACTGCGCGCAATCCGAAGCTCATTACACGCTCAAGCCCGACGGCAACGTCGCTGTGTTGAATCGCTGCCTGACAGCGCAGTGGCAATGGGAAGAGGTCAAGGGCACGGCTTATCCACAGGAGCCCGGCAAGGGCGACAAGCTGTGGATCGAGTTCGATACCTGGTTCTCCAGGCTGATCCCGGGTACGGCGAAGGGCGAATACTGGGTGCTGTACGTCAGCGATGACTACAAGACCGCCATTGTCGGTGATCCGAGCCGGAAGTATTTGTGGCTGTTGTCGCGCACACCGACCGTGAACGGTGTGGTGCGTGAGGAGCTGCTGAGCAAGGCGCGTCAGCAGGGTTACGACACCACGCGGCTGATCTGGCGAGCGTCGGAGCAGCAGATGGCCGAGACCTCGAACTAA
- a CDS encoding formimidoylglutamate deiminase, with protein sequence MSAFFAERALLPSGWANNVRLEVSADGVLTHIQADSNADGAERLSGPLLPGMPNLHSHAFQRAMAGLAEVAGNPNDSFWTWRDLMYRLVGKISPEQLGVIARQLYIEMLKAGYTSVAEFHYVHHDINGQPYTDPAELALRISQAAGSAGIGLTLLPVLYSHSGFGGQTPNEGQRRFINSTENYLKLQSRLQPVLAQQPAQALGLCFHSLRAVTPQQISEVLAASDKQCPVHIHIAEQQKEVDDCLTWSGRRPLQWLYENIDVDQRWCLVHATHASPEEVTSMAKSRAIAGLCLTTEANLGDGIFPAVDFLAQGGRMGIGSDSHVSLSVVEELRWLEYGQRLRDQRRNRLYGADQPMVGRTLFDAALDGGAQALGQPIGALEVGKRADWLVLDGNDPYLATASGDGILNRWLFAGGDRQVRDVLVNGQWVVRDGRHADEEESSRAFTQVLRDLLN encoded by the coding sequence ATGTCCGCCTTCTTTGCCGAACGCGCGCTGCTGCCTAGTGGATGGGCCAACAATGTACGTCTTGAGGTCAGCGCCGACGGCGTTTTGACCCATATTCAGGCCGATTCCAACGCAGATGGCGCCGAACGGTTAAGCGGTCCGCTGCTGCCTGGCATGCCGAACCTGCACTCCCACGCCTTCCAGCGGGCCATGGCCGGGCTGGCGGAAGTGGCGGGCAATCCGAACGACAGTTTCTGGACCTGGCGCGACCTTATGTATCGCCTCGTCGGAAAAATCAGCCCGGAACAACTCGGCGTTATCGCCCGTCAGCTGTACATCGAAATGCTCAAGGCCGGTTACACCTCGGTGGCGGAATTTCATTACGTACACCATGACATCAATGGCCAACCTTATACCGATCCGGCCGAGCTGGCCCTGCGTATCAGCCAGGCCGCGGGTTCCGCCGGTATCGGTCTGACCCTGCTGCCAGTGCTCTACAGCCACTCCGGTTTCGGCGGCCAGACCCCGAACGAAGGTCAGCGCCGCTTTATCAACAGCACTGAAAACTACCTCAAGCTGCAATCGCGTCTGCAACCGGTGCTGGCGCAGCAACCGGCGCAGGCCCTGGGCCTGTGTTTCCACTCGCTGCGCGCGGTCACGCCGCAGCAGATCAGCGAAGTGCTGGCAGCCAGCGACAAGCAATGCCCGGTGCACATCCACATCGCCGAGCAGCAAAAGGAAGTCGACGACTGCCTGACCTGGAGCGGTCGTCGTCCGCTGCAATGGCTGTACGAAAACATCGACGTCGATCAGCGCTGGTGCCTGGTCCACGCGACCCACGCCAGCCCGGAAGAAGTCACGTCGATGGCCAAGAGTCGCGCCATTGCCGGCCTGTGCCTGACCACCGAAGCCAACCTGGGCGACGGGATTTTCCCGGCGGTGGATTTCCTCGCCCAGGGCGGCCGCATGGGCATTGGTTCCGACAGCCATGTGTCGTTGAGCGTGGTGGAAGAATTGCGCTGGCTGGAATACGGCCAGCGACTGCGCGACCAGCGACGAAATCGTTTGTATGGCGCGGATCAGCCGATGGTCGGGCGCACGCTGTTTGATGCCGCGCTGGATGGCGGTGCCCAGGCGCTGGGTCAGCCGATTGGCGCTCTGGAAGTCGGCAAGCGCGCCGACTGGCTGGTGCTCGACGGCAACGACCCGTACCTGGCAACGGCCAGCGGCGACGGGATTCTCAACCGCTGGTTGTTTGCCGGTGGCGATCGCCAGGTGCGGGATGTGCTGGTGAATGGTCAGTGGGTGGTGCGTGACGGGCGGCATGCTGACGAGGAAGAAAGCAGCCGCGCCTTCACTCAGGTCCTGCGCGATCTTCTGAACTAA
- the hutC gene encoding histidine utilization repressor, with translation MGDSPAPLYARVKQMITQQIDSGNWPPHYRVPSESELVSQLGFSRMTINRALREMTADGLLVRMQGVGTFVAEPKSQSALFEVHNIADEIASRGHRHTCKVITLEEEAAGSERALALDMREGQKVFHSLIVHFENDIPVQIEDRFVNALVAPDYLKQDFTLQTPYAYLNQVAPLTEGEHVVEAILAEPSECKLLQIEKGEPCLLIRRRTWSGRQPVTAARLIHPGSRHRLEGRFHK, from the coding sequence ATGGGCGACAGTCCGGCGCCCTTGTACGCCCGCGTCAAACAAATGATCACCCAGCAAATCGACAGTGGAAACTGGCCGCCGCACTATCGTGTGCCGTCGGAAAGCGAATTGGTCAGCCAGTTGGGTTTCAGCCGCATGACCATCAACCGCGCCCTGCGCGAGATGACTGCCGATGGCCTGCTGGTGCGCATGCAAGGCGTCGGCACGTTCGTCGCCGAGCCGAAAAGCCAGTCCGCCCTGTTCGAAGTGCACAACATCGCCGACGAAATCGCCTCTCGCGGTCATCGCCACACCTGCAAGGTCATCACCCTTGAAGAAGAGGCCGCCGGCTCCGAGCGCGCCCTGGCCCTGGACATGCGCGAAGGGCAGAAGGTGTTCCACTCGCTGATCGTGCATTTCGAGAACGATATTCCGGTGCAAATCGAAGACCGTTTCGTCAATGCGCTGGTGGCGCCGGACTACCTCAAGCAGGACTTCACCCTGCAAACGCCCTACGCCTATCTGAATCAGGTCGCGCCGCTGACAGAAGGTGAGCACGTGGTCGAGGCGATCCTGGCCGAGCCGTCCGAATGCAAATTGCTACAGATTGAAAAAGGCGAGCCGTGCCTGCTGATCCGTCGCCGCACCTGGTCCGGTCGTCAGCCAGTGACTGCTGCTCGCTTGATCCACCCCGGTTCCCGTCATCGTCTGGAAGGTCGGTTTCATAAATGA